From a single Calothrix sp. NIES-2098 genomic region:
- a CDS encoding HNH endonuclease has protein sequence MGKVLVLNASYEPLNITSWRRAAVLLIKGKAERVEHNGKFLYSDFPLPTVIRLRHYVRVPYKEIPLTRRNILHRDSHTCQYCGYTGDELTLDHVIPRSRGGGDSWENIVTACVRCNVKKGSRTPHEAHMLLRHPPRQPYSSLYFEVSKHLKSGLHQEWQKYVIGL, from the coding sequence ATGGGGAAGGTTTTAGTCCTAAACGCCTCTTACGAACCGCTCAATATCACGAGCTGGCGTCGCGCTGCGGTTTTGTTGATAAAAGGCAAGGCAGAACGCGTTGAACACAACGGTAAATTCCTGTACTCGGATTTTCCATTGCCAACTGTAATCCGGTTGCGTCACTATGTGCGCGTTCCCTATAAAGAAATTCCTCTGACACGCCGAAATATCTTGCACCGCGACAGTCATACTTGTCAATATTGCGGTTACACCGGGGATGAGTTAACGCTAGATCATGTAATCCCGCGATCGCGTGGCGGCGGAGATAGCTGGGAAAACATTGTCACTGCTTGTGTGCGTTGCAATGTCAAGAAAGGCAGTCGCACACCCCACGAAGCCCATATGCTATTACGTCATCCCCCCCGCCAACCTTACAGCAGCCTTTATTTTGAGGTTAGTAAACACCTGAAGAGTGGATTACACCAAGAGTGGCAAAAGTATGTAATAGGACTTTGA
- a CDS encoding alanine racemase, with translation MLSSKQTPGVAYDQECDTYAWFSQRAWVEIDLAALSHNVRQLVGLLSPCTQLMAVVKADAYGHGAVTVAQTALESGASWLGVATVPEGIQLREGGIKAPILILGATHTPEQIHAIAHWKLQPTLCSPKQALVFSDTLEAMNYGSPLPVHIKLDTGMSRLGTNWQQAGEFVQLVQRLPRLAIASIYSHLATADSPDTKIMKQQHRRFEEAIAQIKAMGVEPPCLHLANSAATLADSALHYNIVRVGLAVYGLYPSPHLKNQVNLQPVLQVKARVTQVKTIAAGTGVSYGHHFIAASELRLAVVGIGYADGVPRNLSNKMQVLIRGQRVPQIGTITMDQLMVDVSAIPDLQEGEVVTLLGEQGKEKITVDDWAEKLNTISWEILCGFKHRLPRVAIA, from the coding sequence ATGTTAAGTAGCAAGCAAACGCCTGGTGTAGCTTATGACCAAGAATGCGATACGTATGCCTGGTTCTCTCAACGTGCTTGGGTAGAGATTGATTTAGCCGCTTTGTCCCATAATGTAAGGCAATTAGTTGGGTTGTTATCGCCATGTACCCAACTCATGGCAGTAGTGAAAGCTGATGCCTATGGACATGGAGCTGTAACAGTGGCTCAAACAGCATTAGAATCAGGAGCTAGTTGGTTAGGAGTCGCAACAGTTCCCGAAGGCATTCAACTGCGAGAAGGCGGAATCAAAGCACCAATCTTAATTTTAGGAGCAACCCACACACCAGAACAAATTCACGCGATCGCTCACTGGAAACTACAGCCCACACTATGCAGCCCCAAACAAGCTTTAGTGTTTTCAGATACTCTAGAAGCCATGAATTACGGTTCTCCCTTACCTGTACATATTAAATTAGATACAGGTATGTCTAGGTTAGGAACTAACTGGCAACAAGCCGGGGAATTTGTGCAGTTAGTGCAACGCTTACCTCGTCTGGCGATTGCTAGCATTTATTCCCACTTGGCAACAGCAGATAGTCCTGATACCAAGATCATGAAACAACAGCATAGACGATTTGAGGAAGCGATCGCTCAAATCAAAGCTATGGGTGTAGAACCACCTTGCTTGCACTTAGCAAATTCAGCCGCTACTCTTGCAGATTCAGCTTTGCACTACAATATTGTCCGCGTGGGTTTAGCAGTGTACGGACTCTATCCATCTCCTCATTTAAAAAATCAAGTCAACCTCCAACCTGTTTTACAAGTTAAGGCGCGAGTTACTCAAGTTAAAACTATTGCTGCTGGAACTGGCGTCAGCTACGGACACCATTTTATTGCTGCTAGCGAACTACGCCTTGCCGTTGTGGGTATTGGTTATGCTGATGGTGTCCCGCGCAATCTCTCCAATAAAATGCAGGTGTTAATTCGCGGTCAGCGCGTACCTCAGATTGGCACCATTACAATGGATCAGTTGATGGTGGATGTGAGTGCTATTCCCGATCTCCAAGAAGGAGAAGTAGTTACTTTACTTGGGGAACAGGGCAAAGAAAAAATTACCGTTGATGATTGGGCAGAAAAACTAAATACGATTTCTTGGGAAATTCTTTGTGGATTTAAGCATCGTCTACCAAGAGTTGCGATCGCGTAG
- a CDS encoding response regulator receiver protein, whose product MSTTPIGSYKLFQKLHPISLLAQLTSRRATGCLRVYTETTSWSIYLEDGKLTYASYSDKVFERLDSHLRRLSQKIPTLNSATRVQMRLMFETNNENQSTSNADYHAICWLAAQDYITSQQAATLIDELAKEVLESFLALKEGSYEFNPEITLDGLPRFCSLDLRLIVEHCQKQLRNRQITQSPLPSAGSSPVLTQTQSSPSQSNLAQQLPKPNNFTLTEERNYKFSHKQFSKGLYTIACIDDSQTVLNSIRHFLDEETFSVVLINDPVKALMQILRSKPDLILLDIEMPNLDGYELCSLLRRHSQFRDTPIIMVTGRTGFIDRAKAKMVRSSGYLTKPFTQSDLLKMVFKHLG is encoded by the coding sequence ATGAGCACAACTCCTATAGGTAGCTACAAGTTGTTCCAGAAATTACATCCGATATCGCTGTTGGCACAACTCACCAGTCGGCGTGCTACAGGATGCTTAAGGGTATATACAGAGACTACTTCTTGGTCGATCTATCTAGAGGACGGTAAACTAACTTATGCCTCTTATTCAGATAAAGTATTTGAAAGGCTTGATAGTCATTTGCGGCGCTTGAGTCAGAAAATTCCGACTCTCAACAGCGCTACTAGGGTGCAAATGCGGCTGATGTTTGAAACGAATAATGAAAATCAATCAACATCTAATGCTGATTATCACGCTATCTGCTGGTTAGCTGCTCAGGATTATATTACTTCTCAGCAGGCAGCAACCTTAATAGATGAATTGGCTAAAGAAGTTCTGGAGTCATTCTTAGCTTTAAAAGAAGGTAGCTATGAATTTAATCCTGAAATCACCTTAGATGGATTACCAAGATTTTGTAGTTTGGATTTACGGTTAATCGTCGAACACTGTCAAAAGCAGCTGAGAAATCGGCAAATTACTCAGTCACCACTTCCATCTGCTGGAAGTTCCCCAGTCTTAACACAAACTCAGTCGTCGCCATCTCAAAGCAATTTGGCACAACAATTACCTAAACCCAATAATTTTACTTTGACTGAGGAGAGAAATTATAAGTTTAGTCACAAACAGTTTAGTAAGGGGCTTTATACGATCGCCTGTATTGATGATAGCCAAACCGTGCTGAATTCTATTAGGCACTTTTTGGATGAGGAAACATTTTCTGTTGTATTAATTAACGATCCGGTCAAAGCTTTAATGCAAATACTCAGGAGTAAACCCGATCTAATTTTACTAGACATCGAAATGCCCAATTTAGATGGTTATGAACTCTGTTCTTTACTGCGGAGGCATTCACAGTTCAGAGACACACCTATTATTATGGTGACGGGCAGAACAGGATTTATCGATAGAGCAAAGGCAAAAATGGTCAGATCTTCTGGCTATTTAACAAAACCATTTACACAATCAGATTTGCTAAAAATGGTGTTTAAACACCTCGGTTAA
- a CDS encoding two-component system, regulatory protein yields MSLTLIGTILVVEDSPSELELMSYYLTESGYNVISATGAKEALQKALSQQPDVIVTDVVMPGMSGFELCRYLKKNPMTQKVPIVICSSKNQEIDRLWAMKQGADAYLTKPYTREQLLRAIKSVAI; encoded by the coding sequence GTGAGCCTTACTTTGATTGGCACAATTCTGGTTGTTGAAGATTCCCCTAGTGAATTAGAACTAATGAGTTATTATCTCACAGAAAGTGGCTACAACGTAATTTCAGCTACTGGTGCTAAAGAAGCTTTACAAAAAGCCTTATCACAACAACCAGATGTAATTGTTACTGATGTAGTTATGCCAGGAATGAGTGGATTTGAATTATGCCGTTATCTGAAAAAAAATCCAATGACACAAAAAGTTCCCATTGTAATTTGTAGTTCTAAGAATCAGGAAATTGATCGATTATGGGCAATGAAACAAGGAGCTGATGCCTACCTCACAAAACCATATACTCGGGAACAACTTTTACGTGCTATTAAATCAGTAGCAATTTGA
- a CDS encoding putative CheW protein, giving the protein MNSPSNALPAKPIPNNLGDGYIKFQLNQQTAAILSMRHTQEAIIVPVESVTSMPNMPACILGLMNWRSRIIWVVDLPRMLNLESLDNRRRQYNVIVVRVESILLGLVVQEIKGTAKFLADEICSPLGQVASSLVPYLCGCVGQQQEILLVLDAQAIVHSSILRSD; this is encoded by the coding sequence ATGAATAGTCCAAGCAATGCACTTCCCGCCAAACCTATTCCTAATAATTTAGGCGATGGCTATATCAAGTTTCAGCTAAATCAACAGACTGCGGCGATTTTATCAATGAGGCACACGCAAGAAGCAATTATTGTGCCTGTTGAGTCTGTCACCTCCATGCCAAATATGCCTGCTTGTATTCTAGGATTAATGAATTGGCGCAGTCGCATAATTTGGGTAGTAGATTTGCCAAGAATGCTCAATTTAGAATCTTTAGATAATAGGCGGCGGCAGTACAATGTGATTGTTGTGCGGGTGGAATCAATTCTTTTAGGCTTAGTTGTACAAGAAATAAAAGGTACAGCTAAGTTTTTGGCTGATGAAATTTGTTCTCCTTTAGGACAGGTAGCATCCAGTTTAGTACCGTATCTATGTGGATGTGTTGGGCAACAACAAGAGATATTACTGGTATTAGATGCACAGGCTATTGTCCATTCTTCGATTCTTCGCAGTGATTAG
- a CDS encoding methyl-accepting chemotaxis sensory transducer with phytochrome sensor, with translation MFNKTDTAKSSDTQNRSSLISSQKLSNQAVKQAHKLTHETANNSFIEKAASYFNRLSLGTKATVLAIAIGTLPTLGIGAIAYSFANNSINKQITKAQEAETIGLLDKVNRYILGRFGDIQVLSKRLFLTNPQVRQTTSLEEKQAVLDSTIKAYEAYDSIAVFDLEGNVIVQSTGESLENHKDRQYFQDALKQNTTVISQPEKSKSTGVMSIHIAAPIKDSITGQNIGVVRARMPLKAIEETIKNYAGKGHDYQLIDRSGKIFLATQNNQEGREAKAEFPGLSKVQGQKQVSSFTTINKLNQKQQLVSYVPSLKIEGLPDLKWDALIATDTAITYAPQRELLWTIAIGTALTAFIVAAIAAWLAKRATKPILIATEAVSKLGEGQLNTRLQVQRADELGVLGININQMAEQLQILLREQEREAERVKFIADITLKIRKNLITEDIYSTAVTEIRQALKTDRVIIYKLNPENWDGVVVAESVTNDWPKTIGARIDDPCFRERHVELYRAGQVRAIANIYQEPNLSDANCYIQTLEKFAVQANLIAPIITQDQLLGLLIAHHCESPRIWQQPEIDLFQQTAIQIGYALEQARLLEELEKAKSAAQQDTKEERQQKEALQAQLLELLSNVEGAASGDLTVRADVTAGEIGTVADFFNSIVESLRDIVTQVKHAATQVNTAIGSNEAAIRQLAEEALNQAAEINRTLDAVDQMTHSIQAVAENAQQAAIVANNAAQTATRSGQAMDLTVQNILSLRETVGETAKKVKRLGESSQQISRVVSLINQIAVQTNLLAINAGIEAARAGEEGQGFAVVAEEVGELAVRSAAATQEIEQIVENIQRETSEVVQAMEVGTTQVVEGTRIVEDAKQSLNQILDVSRQIDRLVQSISEATASQVETSQNVSNLMKAIVAVSQRTSDSSRQVSESLQQTVEISQELQETVGTFKVS, from the coding sequence ATGTTTAATAAGACTGACACGGCTAAGAGTAGTGACACGCAAAATCGCTCATCATTAATTTCATCTCAAAAACTTTCTAATCAAGCAGTCAAACAAGCGCATAAACTGACTCATGAAACTGCTAATAACTCTTTTATAGAGAAAGCAGCTAGTTATTTTAATAGACTCAGTTTGGGGACAAAAGCTACAGTATTAGCGATCGCGATCGGGACTCTCCCAACATTAGGAATTGGCGCGATCGCTTACAGCTTTGCCAATAACTCAATTAACAAGCAAATTACTAAAGCGCAAGAAGCAGAAACTATTGGCTTGCTCGACAAAGTTAATCGTTATATTTTAGGGCGCTTTGGTGATATTCAAGTTCTTTCTAAGCGGCTGTTTTTGACAAATCCTCAAGTGAGGCAAACAACCAGTCTGGAAGAAAAACAAGCAGTTTTAGATAGCACGATCAAAGCCTACGAAGCTTATGACAGTATTGCAGTCTTCGATCTCGAAGGTAATGTAATTGTCCAGTCTACAGGAGAATCCTTAGAAAATCATAAAGACCGCCAGTATTTTCAAGATGCGCTTAAACAAAATACTACTGTTATTAGTCAGCCAGAAAAATCAAAAAGTACTGGTGTGATGAGTATTCACATAGCCGCACCTATTAAAGACTCAATAACAGGGCAAAATATTGGTGTGGTGAGAGCGCGAATGCCTTTAAAAGCTATAGAAGAAACTATCAAAAACTATGCAGGCAAAGGGCATGATTATCAGTTAATAGATCGGTCGGGTAAAATCTTTCTAGCTACGCAAAATAATCAAGAAGGTAGAGAGGCGAAAGCAGAGTTTCCGGGTTTAAGTAAAGTCCAAGGACAAAAACAGGTAAGTAGTTTCACGACAATTAATAAACTGAATCAAAAACAGCAGCTTGTGAGCTATGTACCCTCTCTTAAAATTGAAGGTTTACCAGATTTAAAATGGGATGCGCTGATTGCGACTGATACAGCAATTACATATGCACCTCAAAGAGAATTATTATGGACTATCGCAATTGGCACCGCATTAACCGCATTTATTGTCGCAGCGATCGCCGCTTGGTTAGCTAAACGAGCCACAAAGCCAATTTTGATTGCTACAGAAGCAGTGAGTAAACTTGGCGAAGGTCAACTGAATACTCGTTTACAAGTACAAAGAGCAGACGAACTCGGAGTCTTGGGTATTAATATTAACCAAATGGCAGAGCAATTACAAATATTGCTAAGAGAACAAGAGCGAGAAGCAGAAAGAGTCAAATTTATTGCAGATATTACTTTAAAAATTCGTAAGAATCTCATAACTGAAGATATTTACTCAACAGCAGTAACCGAAATTCGTCAAGCACTGAAAACAGACCGAGTAATTATCTACAAGCTAAATCCCGAAAATTGGGATGGGGTCGTTGTTGCTGAATCTGTGACTAATGATTGGCCGAAAACGATCGGCGCGCGCATTGATGACCCTTGTTTTCGCGAACGTCATGTAGAACTTTATCGCGCAGGACAGGTAAGGGCGATCGCTAATATTTATCAAGAGCCAAACTTGTCTGATGCCAACTGTTACATCCAAACCTTAGAAAAATTTGCAGTTCAAGCTAATTTGATCGCACCGATTATTACTCAAGATCAACTATTGGGTTTATTGATTGCTCATCATTGCGAAAGTCCGCGAATTTGGCAACAGCCAGAAATTGATTTGTTTCAACAGACAGCAATTCAGATTGGCTATGCCTTAGAACAAGCTAGGCTCCTAGAAGAATTAGAAAAAGCCAAATCTGCTGCTCAACAAGATACCAAAGAAGAACGCCAACAAAAAGAAGCACTGCAAGCCCAACTTTTAGAATTATTAAGTAACGTAGAAGGTGCAGCCAGCGGCGATCTTACGGTACGTGCTGATGTGACAGCTGGAGAAATTGGCACTGTTGCTGACTTTTTTAACTCCATCGTTGAAAGCCTCCGCGATATTGTCACCCAAGTTAAACATGCTGCTACTCAAGTAAATACTGCGATCGGTTCTAACGAAGCAGCTATCCGCCAGCTAGCAGAAGAAGCGCTAAACCAAGCGGCGGAAATTAACCGCACCTTGGATGCTGTTGACCAAATGACTCATTCTATCCAAGCTGTAGCCGAAAATGCCCAGCAAGCAGCGATCGTTGCCAACAATGCTGCTCAAACTGCAACTAGAAGTGGGCAAGCTATGGATTTGACCGTACAAAACATTCTTTCTTTACGGGAAACTGTGGGTGAGACTGCCAAGAAAGTCAAGCGTTTAGGAGAATCTTCGCAACAAATTTCCCGCGTGGTGTCTTTGATTAACCAAATCGCTGTCCAAACTAACTTGCTAGCGATTAACGCGGGAATAGAAGCTGCACGTGCAGGCGAAGAAGGTCAAGGTTTCGCCGTAGTTGCAGAAGAGGTTGGGGAATTAGCCGTTAGAAGTGCAGCTGCAACCCAAGAAATTGAACAAATTGTCGAGAACATCCAACGGGAGACCAGCGAAGTAGTACAGGCGATGGAAGTGGGAACTACCCAAGTAGTCGAAGGTACGCGCATTGTCGAAGATGCGAAACAGAGTCTCAATCAGATTTTGGACGTATCGCGTCAAATCGACCGCCTAGTACAGTCAATTTCTGAGGCTACTGCATCTCAAGTAGAAACTTCCCAAAATGTTAGCAATTTGATGAAAGCGATTGTGGCTGTCTCACAGCGTACCAGCGATTCTTCCCGCCAAGTTTCTGAATCTTTACAACAAACGGTGGAGATTTCCCAAGAATTGCAGGAAACTGTCGGTACATTTAAGGTTAGTTAG
- a CDS encoding CheA signal transduction histidine kinase, translating into MSQDKELEIQMQFLEEATDYLNTLEGVLLEIDTSNRIDSDKINGALRAAHSIKGGAGMMGFRTLSDLAHRLEDSFKVLKTRKNSLEIDTQLQSLLLSGVDWLRQIVELLSEGNVIEEQWLETFCYPVFDELHQRLGDPVPEDATTMLSPEDGQDIIPLLFETEVEGCLQRLESVLADPTQPCLQEEVTIMAAELGGLGEMLQLSAFTQLCESIAHHLETAKPNQVAEIAQLALQAWRRSQALVLTHQIESLPTELKLDELENVNLSPKQAAIAEFLATDTSEILASDFLRSEATEESWSEAEAIVAADFETLDVEFAENIPEPVNFLNPRIVAAREIPATEYKLIERKAEPIANGKDRDVHENTVRVPSKQLEQINDLFGELIIQRNGLNLQLERLRKLVRNLSQRVQSLDRENQELRAAYDKIATQSVGSSGMLSFTDEQPHSSDISTNFDVLEMDRYNELNLLSQEVMETIVQVQEVTTDVQLSVDDTDQIARKLNKTSKQLQTKLTQVRMRPLSDLVERFPRAIRDLNVEYGKNVQLKIEGGNTLIERSILEALNEPLMHLLRNAFDHGIEDSVTRRNLGKSEQGLIEIKATHRRDRTIITIRDDGRGISLEKIRDRALAMGLDASLLNSASDEELLSLIFEPGFTTSDQVTTLSGRGVGMDVVRNNLRQVRGDIKVDTEPGVGTTFTLAVPFTLSVARVLLVESSRMLLAFPTDVVSEIFLLQTEQVFAIAGSEFINWQGAMLPLIRLGSYLEFNGPRYDNPELETPPAINASSILIVKSNNQSVAIQIDRCWGEQEVAIRQVEGNIPLPEGFGNCTILGDGRVVALVNTSELLYAIASNQRTSRNNQLPSARLKTAFLFPQDDKQLVPADSRKSTILIVDDSINVRRFLALTLEKGGYQVEQAKDGQDALEKLQSGLQVQAVICDIEMPRLDGYGFLGRIKSNDEMKNIPIAMLTSRSSDKHRQLAMQLGARAYFSKPYNEQELLRTLQDIIMSADGAVVSHN; encoded by the coding sequence ATGTCACAGGACAAAGAACTGGAAATCCAGATGCAGTTTCTGGAAGAAGCTACAGATTATCTCAATACTCTAGAAGGAGTATTGCTAGAAATCGACACCAGTAATCGCATCGACTCAGATAAGATCAACGGGGCACTACGAGCAGCTCATTCCATCAAAGGTGGTGCGGGAATGATGGGATTTCGCACCCTCAGCGATTTAGCCCACCGCTTGGAAGATTCTTTTAAAGTTTTAAAAACTCGGAAAAATTCTTTAGAAATTGACACCCAGTTACAAAGTTTACTGTTATCTGGTGTTGATTGGTTGCGGCAAATAGTGGAATTGCTTTCAGAAGGCAATGTCATCGAAGAGCAGTGGTTAGAAACCTTTTGTTACCCAGTTTTTGACGAGCTGCATCAGCGTTTGGGCGACCCAGTTCCCGAAGACGCGACAACCATGCTCTCACCAGAAGATGGGCAAGACATTATCCCCTTGCTGTTTGAAACAGAAGTGGAAGGGTGTTTGCAGCGCCTAGAATCTGTGTTAGCAGATCCAACCCAGCCTTGTTTGCAAGAAGAAGTGACAATCATGGCGGCTGAATTGGGTGGTTTAGGAGAAATGCTGCAATTGTCAGCTTTTACCCAGCTTTGCGAGTCGATCGCCCATCACTTAGAAACAGCTAAACCCAATCAAGTTGCAGAAATTGCCCAATTAGCATTGCAAGCATGGCGGCGATCGCAAGCTTTAGTTCTGACGCATCAAATAGAGAGTCTACCTACAGAGCTAAAATTAGACGAGCTAGAGAATGTTAATCTCTCACCCAAACAAGCCGCAATCGCGGAGTTTCTCGCCACAGATACATCAGAAATTCTCGCCAGCGATTTCTTGCGATCGGAAGCAACAGAGGAAAGTTGGAGCGAAGCAGAGGCGATCGTTGCTGCCGATTTTGAAACTTTAGATGTAGAATTTGCTGAGAATATTCCAGAGCCAGTCAATTTCCTCAATCCCAGAATTGTAGCAGCTCGCGAAATTCCCGCCACAGAATACAAACTCATCGAACGCAAAGCCGAGCCAATTGCTAATGGCAAAGACCGTGACGTTCATGAAAATACAGTCCGAGTTCCCAGCAAGCAACTCGAGCAAATCAACGATTTATTTGGGGAACTGATTATTCAGCGCAATGGGCTGAACTTACAACTAGAAAGATTGCGCAAACTCGTCCGCAATCTCAGCCAACGCGTCCAAAGTCTCGATCGCGAAAATCAAGAACTCCGGGCAGCTTACGATAAAATTGCTACTCAATCTGTAGGCTCATCTGGGATGCTGTCATTTACAGACGAGCAACCGCATTCGTCAGACATCAGCACTAACTTTGATGTCTTGGAAATGGATCGCTATAACGAATTAAACCTGCTGTCGCAGGAAGTTATGGAAACCATTGTGCAAGTACAAGAAGTGACAACTGATGTGCAACTCAGCGTTGATGATACAGATCAGATAGCTCGCAAGCTGAATAAAACCTCAAAACAGTTGCAAACCAAGCTGACACAAGTCAGGATGCGCCCCCTATCAGATTTGGTTGAGCGTTTTCCGCGAGCCATCCGCGATTTGAATGTTGAGTATGGCAAAAATGTGCAGTTAAAAATTGAAGGTGGCAACACCTTGATTGAACGTAGCATTTTGGAGGCTTTGAACGAGCCTTTAATGCATCTGTTAAGGAATGCCTTCGATCATGGTATCGAAGATTCAGTCACCCGCCGGAACTTAGGTAAATCAGAACAAGGCTTAATTGAAATTAAAGCTACTCACCGTCGCGATCGCACAATTATTACTATCCGTGACGATGGTCGGGGTATTTCTTTAGAGAAAATTCGCGATCGGGCACTAGCGATGGGGTTAGATGCTTCGCTGTTAAATAGTGCTAGTGATGAAGAACTACTATCACTGATCTTTGAACCCGGATTTACCACCTCCGACCAAGTCACAACCCTATCGGGTCGCGGTGTGGGTATGGATGTAGTGCGCAACAACCTCAGACAGGTACGGGGAGATATTAAAGTTGATACTGAGCCAGGAGTGGGAACTACCTTCACCCTAGCAGTACCATTTACGCTTTCAGTCGCCCGCGTGCTGTTAGTCGAAAGCAGCCGGATGCTATTGGCATTTCCTACAGATGTTGTTTCCGAGATATTTTTACTGCAAACCGAACAGGTTTTTGCGATCGCAGGTAGCGAATTTATCAATTGGCAAGGAGCAATGCTGCCATTAATTCGCCTCGGTAGCTATTTAGAGTTTAACGGCCCTCGCTACGATAACCCAGAATTGGAAACTCCTCCAGCTATTAATGCCAGCAGTATATTAATAGTCAAAAGCAATAATCAATCAGTGGCTATCCAAATAGACCGTTGTTGGGGCGAGCAAGAAGTTGCGATTCGGCAAGTAGAAGGTAATATCCCCCTACCAGAAGGCTTTGGTAACTGTACTATTCTTGGTGATGGTCGCGTAGTCGCCCTAGTCAATACCAGTGAGTTACTCTATGCAATTGCTAGTAATCAGCGCACATCGAGAAACAATCAATTACCATCAGCTCGATTAAAAACAGCCTTCCTGTTCCCCCAAGATGACAAACAACTAGTGCCTGCTGACAGCAGGAAAAGCACTATTTTGATTGTCGATGACTCGATTAATGTGCGCCGCTTTTTAGCCTTAACTCTCGAAAAAGGAGGGTATCAAGTAGAACAAGCAAAAGATGGTCAAGATGCTTTAGAAAAGCTTCAGAGTGGACTGCAAGTTCAGGCTGTAATCTGCGATATTGAAATGCCTCGTCTTGATGGTTACGGCTTTTTAGGCCGGATCAAATCCAATGATGAGATGAAAAATATACCAATTGCTATGTTAACCTCTCGTAGTAGCGATAAACATCGCCAACTAGCAATGCAATTGGGCGCACGCGCTTATTTCTCTAAACCTTATAACGAACAAGAATTACTGCGAACACTACAGGACATCATTATGTCCGCAGATGGTGCAGTAGTGTCTCATAATTAA
- a CDS encoding TOBE domain-containing protein, which produces MPRKEQGWVTFQTSEEERKILEEFCNQSQRTKTEILRELVRGLSQYSSPAVSPSTKQDVKKDFDTAEVEISSQKKPLKVSSRNILKGVVKRVITGAVNTEVTLEIVHKVELTSMITRVSAEELGLVEGTEAYAVIKSNDIVIARE; this is translated from the coding sequence ATGCCAAGAAAAGAACAAGGATGGGTAACATTTCAAACTTCAGAAGAAGAACGCAAAATACTGGAAGAGTTCTGCAACCAGTCTCAGCGTACTAAGACAGAAATTTTACGGGAATTGGTACGCGGTCTTAGCCAGTACTCTTCACCAGCAGTATCGCCATCTACTAAACAGGATGTAAAAAAAGATTTTGACACTGCTGAGGTAGAAATTAGCAGTCAAAAGAAACCATTAAAAGTTAGTTCGCGTAATATTCTTAAGGGAGTTGTCAAACGAGTAATTACAGGAGCTGTTAATACGGAAGTGACTCTAGAGATTGTTCACAAAGTTGAGCTAACTTCTATGATTACTAGAGTCTCAGCAGAAGAGTTGGGTTTGGTTGAAGGAACTGAAGCCTATGCAGTTATTAAGTCCAACGACATTGTGATTGCTAGGGAATAA
- a CDS encoding Crp/Fnr family transcriptional regulator, which produces MIYSANLSYDSAIKEQIPHRLFARREMIPPRNDVLWRIERGAARTLTWSEEGTFITLGYWGTGDLIGSPLSKVKPYQIECLTNVEVSIVPPHLWYQDVSALLSHIQQAEELLSIVHCKPMSLRLWQFLVWLSRKFGREVEQGQLIDLNATHQEMAEVLNTTRVTVTRLLQQFEEEGILLRQKRQLILRLTNR; this is translated from the coding sequence ATGATCTATTCCGCTAATTTGTCTTATGACTCTGCCATTAAAGAACAAATTCCCCATCGCTTATTTGCTAGGCGCGAAATGATACCCCCACGCAATGATGTACTGTGGCGAATCGAACGTGGAGCAGCTCGTACCTTAACGTGGAGTGAAGAAGGCACATTTATTACCTTGGGTTACTGGGGTACTGGAGATTTAATCGGTTCTCCTTTGTCTAAAGTCAAGCCTTACCAAATTGAGTGTTTAACTAATGTAGAAGTCAGTATAGTACCACCTCATCTTTGGTATCAGGATGTCAGTGCTTTACTTTCTCACATTCAACAGGCAGAGGAACTTTTAAGCATAGTGCATTGTAAGCCGATGTCTCTGCGTTTATGGCAATTTTTAGTCTGGTTAAGCCGGAAATTTGGTCGTGAGGTAGAACAAGGTCAACTGATTGACCTGAATGCTACTCATCAAGAAATGGCAGAAGTATTGAATACAACAAGAGTAACGGTAACACGCCTTTTACAGCAATTTGAAGAGGAAGGAATACTGTTACGTCAAAAACGCCAGTTGATATTGCGTTTGACAAATAGATGA